From Thioalbus denitrificans, a single genomic window includes:
- the metH gene encoding methionine synthase produces MTQQPHPIEALLRERILVLDGATGTMIQRHKLEEADYRGERFADWPSDLKGNNDLLVLTRPDVITGIHEGYLEAGADIIETNTFNANAVSMADYGMEALVHELNLAAARLAREAADRFGTPERPRFVAGVLGPTNRTASLSPDVNDPGKRNIHFDELVAAYTEAALGLLEGGADLILIETIFDTLNAKAAVFALEGLFEAGTPRVPVMISGTITDASGRTLSGQTAEAFWNSLRHARPVSFGLNCALGARELRQHVEELSRICDVPVSAHPNAGLPNAFGEYDESPEAMAAEIGEWAAAGFLNIVGGCCGTTPDHIRAIAAAVSEHPPRRVPETVPACRLSGLEPLNITTGSLFVNVGERANVTGSAKFKRLVLEGNYSEALEVCREQVENGAQVIDINMDEAMLDGERAMVTYLNLLASEPDISRVPVMLDSSKWSIIEAGLKCLQGKGIVNSISLKEGEEQFLEHARLLRRYGAAVIVMAFDEQGQADTLERKREICRRSYRLLTGTVGYPAEDIIFDPNIFAIATGIEEHDNYAVDFIDATRWIREHLPHAMISGGVSNVSFSFRGNNAVREAIHSVFLYHAIEAGMTMGIVNAGQLAVYDELPPELRERVEDVVLNRRPDATERLLEIADQYKGGGVEAKKEDLAWREWPVAKRLEHALVKGIDAFVEEDTEEARLTFDRPIQVIEGPLMDGMNVVGDLFGEGKMFLPQVVKSARVMKKAVAHLIPYIEAEKQEGAKAQGRILMATVKGDVHDIGKNIVGVVLQCNNFEVIDLGVMVPAQKILDEAKSREVDLIGLSGLITPSLEEMAHVAKELQREGYATPLLIGGATTSKAHTAVKIAPGYEQPVVWVKDASRAVGVAQKLISDDLKAGYVEEIVAEYERVRDDFAARQSATRFVSLAEARANRAPVDWDAYTPPRPRLLDLPEGTIALQERAEAEGAASLLARHLHETGPLRVERAGGTVTLTLTDIPLATLVPYIDWTPFFHAWEMRGSYPAILDDADKGEHARQLFRDGQEMLKVIVSERWLTARAAVGLYPANSVDLDDVALYAGEDRAETLATLHFLRQQKAQPKGRANQCLADFVAPEERGATDYVGLFACTAGIGIDIKVAEFEAAHDDYDAIMLKALADRLAEALAEWLHERVRKEYWGYAPDETLDNDALIHEKYTGIRPAPGYPACPEHTEKGLLWRVLDVETRIGLSLTESYAMVPTAAVSGIYFAHPESKYFSVAKIAKDQVESYSERKGMTVEEAERWLAPNLGYTP; encoded by the coding sequence ATGACCCAGCAGCCCCACCCCATCGAAGCCCTCCTGCGCGAGCGCATCCTCGTCCTCGACGGCGCCACCGGCACCATGATCCAGCGCCACAAGCTGGAGGAGGCGGACTACCGCGGCGAGCGCTTCGCCGACTGGCCGTCGGACCTGAAGGGCAACAACGACCTGCTGGTGCTCACCCGCCCGGACGTCATCACCGGCATCCACGAGGGCTACCTGGAAGCCGGCGCGGACATCATCGAGACCAACACCTTCAACGCCAACGCCGTCTCCATGGCCGACTACGGCATGGAGGCGCTGGTGCACGAGCTGAACTTGGCGGCCGCGCGGCTGGCGCGGGAGGCGGCGGACCGCTTCGGCACCCCGGAGCGGCCGCGCTTCGTGGCCGGCGTGCTCGGCCCCACCAACCGCACCGCCTCCCTGTCGCCGGACGTGAACGACCCGGGCAAGCGCAACATCCACTTCGACGAGCTGGTGGCCGCCTACACCGAGGCCGCCCTCGGGCTGCTGGAGGGCGGCGCGGACCTCATCCTCATCGAGACCATCTTCGACACCCTCAACGCCAAGGCGGCGGTGTTCGCCCTGGAGGGGCTGTTCGAGGCCGGCACGCCGCGCGTCCCGGTGATGATCTCCGGCACCATCACCGACGCCTCCGGGCGCACCCTCTCCGGCCAGACCGCCGAGGCGTTCTGGAACTCGCTGCGCCACGCCCGGCCGGTCTCCTTCGGGCTGAACTGCGCGCTGGGGGCCCGGGAGCTGCGCCAGCACGTGGAGGAGCTCTCCCGCATCTGCGACGTGCCCGTCTCCGCCCACCCCAACGCGGGGCTGCCCAACGCCTTCGGCGAGTACGACGAGTCCCCCGAGGCCATGGCCGCCGAGATCGGCGAGTGGGCCGCCGCGGGCTTCCTCAACATCGTCGGCGGCTGCTGCGGCACCACCCCGGACCACATCCGCGCCATCGCCGCGGCGGTGTCCGAACACCCGCCGCGCCGGGTGCCGGAGACCGTGCCCGCCTGCCGCCTCTCGGGGCTGGAGCCGCTGAACATCACCACCGGCTCGCTGTTCGTGAACGTGGGCGAGCGGGCCAACGTCACCGGCAGCGCGAAGTTCAAGCGCCTCGTCCTGGAGGGCAACTACAGCGAGGCCCTGGAGGTGTGCCGGGAGCAGGTGGAGAACGGCGCCCAGGTCATCGACATCAACATGGACGAGGCCATGCTCGACGGCGAACGGGCCATGGTCACCTACCTCAACCTGCTGGCCTCCGAGCCCGACATCTCCCGAGTGCCGGTGATGCTCGACTCCTCCAAGTGGTCCATCATCGAGGCCGGGCTGAAGTGCCTGCAGGGCAAGGGCATCGTCAACTCCATCAGCCTCAAGGAGGGCGAGGAGCAGTTCCTGGAGCACGCCCGGCTGCTGCGCCGCTACGGCGCGGCGGTGATCGTCATGGCCTTCGACGAGCAGGGCCAGGCCGACACCCTGGAGCGCAAGCGGGAGATCTGCAGGCGCTCCTACCGGCTGCTCACCGGGACGGTGGGCTACCCGGCCGAGGACATCATCTTCGATCCCAACATCTTCGCCATCGCCACCGGCATCGAGGAGCACGACAACTACGCGGTGGACTTCATCGACGCCACCCGCTGGATCCGGGAGCACCTCCCCCACGCCATGATCTCGGGCGGGGTCTCCAACGTCTCCTTCTCCTTCCGCGGCAACAACGCCGTGCGCGAGGCCATCCACTCGGTCTTCCTCTACCACGCCATCGAGGCGGGCATGACCATGGGCATCGTCAACGCCGGCCAGCTCGCGGTCTACGACGAGCTGCCGCCCGAGCTGCGCGAGCGGGTGGAGGACGTGGTGCTCAACCGCCGCCCCGACGCCACCGAGCGGTTGCTGGAGATCGCCGACCAGTACAAGGGCGGCGGCGTGGAGGCGAAGAAGGAGGATCTCGCCTGGCGCGAGTGGCCGGTGGCGAAGCGCCTGGAGCACGCCCTGGTGAAGGGCATCGACGCCTTCGTGGAGGAGGACACCGAGGAGGCGCGGCTGACCTTCGATCGCCCCATCCAGGTGATCGAGGGCCCGCTCATGGACGGCATGAACGTGGTGGGGGACCTGTTCGGCGAGGGCAAGATGTTCCTGCCCCAGGTGGTGAAGTCCGCCCGCGTCATGAAGAAGGCGGTGGCCCACCTCATCCCCTACATCGAGGCGGAGAAGCAGGAGGGCGCCAAGGCCCAGGGCCGCATCCTCATGGCCACGGTCAAGGGCGACGTCCACGACATCGGCAAGAACATCGTCGGCGTGGTGCTCCAGTGCAACAACTTCGAGGTCATCGACCTCGGCGTCATGGTGCCGGCGCAGAAGATCCTCGACGAGGCGAAGAGCCGCGAGGTGGACCTCATCGGCCTGTCCGGCCTCATCACCCCGTCGCTGGAGGAGATGGCCCACGTGGCCAAGGAACTCCAGCGGGAGGGCTACGCCACGCCGCTGCTCATCGGCGGGGCCACCACCTCCAAGGCCCACACGGCGGTGAAGATCGCCCCCGGCTACGAGCAGCCGGTGGTGTGGGTGAAGGACGCCTCCCGCGCCGTGGGCGTGGCCCAGAAGCTCATCAGCGACGACCTCAAGGCCGGCTACGTGGAGGAGATCGTCGCCGAGTACGAGCGGGTGCGGGACGACTTCGCCGCCCGCCAGAGCGCCACCCGCTTCGTCTCCCTGGCCGAGGCCCGCGCCAACCGGGCCCCCGTCGACTGGGACGCCTACACCCCGCCCCGCCCGAGGCTCCTCGACCTGCCGGAGGGCACCATTGCCCTCCAGGAGCGTGCCGAGGCGGAAGGCGCGGCGTCCCTCCTGGCGCGGCACCTCCACGAAACCGGCCCCCTCCGGGTGGAGCGCGCCGGCGGCACGGTCACCCTCACCCTGACCGACATCCCCCTGGCCACCCTGGTCCCCTACATCGACTGGACCCCCTTCTTCCACGCCTGGGAGATGCGCGGCAGCTACCCCGCCATCCTCGACGACGCCGACAAGGGCGAGCACGCCCGCCAGCTCTTCCGCGACGGGCAGGAGATGCTGAAGGTGATCGTGAGTGAGCGCTGGCTAACCGCCCGCGCCGCGGTGGGCCTCTACCCCGCCAACAGCGTCGACCTGGACGACGTGGCCCTCTACGCCGGCGAGGACCGCGCGGAGACCCTCGCCACCCTCCACTTCCTGCGCCAGCAGAAGGCCCAGCCCAAGGGCCGGGCCAACCAGTGCCTGGCCGACTTCGTGGCCCCGGAGGAGCGGGGAGCGACCGACTACGTGGGGCTGTTCGCCTGCACCGCCGGCATCGGCATCGACATCAAGGTGGCCGAGTTCGAGGCCGCCCACGACGACTACGACGCCATCATGCTCAAGGCCCTGGCCGACCGCCTCGCCGAGGCCCTGGCCGAGTGGCTCCACGAGCGGGTGCGCAAGGAGTACTGGGGCTACGCCCCCGACGAGACGCTCGACAACGACGCCCTCATCCACGAAAAGTACACCGGCATCCGCCCCGCCCCCGGCTACCCCGCCTGCCCCGAGCACACGGAGAAGGGGCTGCTCTGGCGGGTCCTCGATGTGGAAACCAGGATTGGTCTAAGCTTGACGGAAAGCTACGCCATGGTCCCCACCGCGGCGGTCTCCGGCATCTACTTCGCCCACCCCGAGTCGAAGTACTTCTCCGTGGCCAAAATCGCGAAGGACCAGGTGGAGAGCTACTCCGAGCGGAAGGGGATGACCGTGGAGGAGGCGGAGCGGTGGTTGGCGCCGAATCTGGGGTATACCCCATAG